One Nicotiana sylvestris chromosome 12, ASM39365v2, whole genome shotgun sequence genomic window carries:
- the LOC138883713 gene encoding uncharacterized protein, giving the protein MTTSLQHKGLTKLLGLSYEIQYKKGVENVATNALSRQFEEEAECKVISVVQPTWMQEVLSSYEEDIEVDKVLSQLLLDASAVPSVTLQQGLLRHKGQIWIGSSGNLRHQLVEAMHITTWGGHSGVHATHQRLKSLF; this is encoded by the coding sequence ATGACTACCTCCTTACAACACAAAGGCCTAACTAAGTTGTTGGGTCTTAGTTACGAGATTCAGTACAAAAAGGGGGTAGAAAATGTGGCTACAAATGCTCTATCTCGGCaatttgaagaagaggctgaaTGCAAGGTAATATCAGTAGTCCAACCAACTTGGATGCAAGAAGTTTTAAGCAGCTATGAAGAGGACATTGAAGTGGATAAAGTGTTGTCTCAACTACTACTGGATGCTAGTGCAGTACCAAGTGTGACCCTACAACAAGGCCTTTTAAGGCACAAAGGCCAAATATGGATTGGCAGCAGTGGGAACCTGAGGCATCAATTGGTAGAAGCTATGCACATAACTACTTGGGGAGGACATTCAGGTGTCCATGCCACTCATCAAAGACTCAAGTCTTTATTCTAA
- the LOC138883714 gene encoding uncharacterized protein — MDFVEGLPESNGKEVIFVVVDLFTKYAHFLALSHPYTAPQVAQVFLDPIYKLHGSPVSIVSDRDPALYGYDPPLPTFELIAQSRVNSVDEVLKERQVIGRVLQKNLKKAQERMKLYADSKRTKRAFEEGEWNKVGNQVVAMIDPPICNNEGQILVEPMAILDRRMVKKRNKAVTKVLVQWANLSPEEATWEDYGLLRSQFTEFDDA, encoded by the exons atggatttcgttgaAGGACTGCCTGAGTCAAATGGTAAAGAGGTAATCTTTGTAGTTGTGGATCTCTTTACTAAGTATGCTCATTTTTTAGCATTATCCCACCCTTATACAGCACCACAAGTAGCACAAGTTTTCTTGGATCCCATTTACAAGTTACATGGAAGTCCAGTTTCAATTGTTTCTGATAGAGATCCG GCACTTTATGGCTACGATCCTCCCCTGCCAACATTTGAACTGATTGCTCAGTCTCGGGTGAATTCAGTGGATGAAGTGTTAAAAGAAAGACAAGTGATTGGTCGAGTGTTGCAGAAAAATCTGAAGAAAGCGCAAGAAAGGATGAAACTTTATGCAGATTCTAAAAGAACTAAGAGGGCTTTTGAGGAAGGAGAATGG AACAAAGTGGGTAATCAAGTGGTAGCTATGATTGATCCTCCAATTTGCAATAACGAGGGCCAAATTCTTGTGGAACCGATGGCGATTTTGGATCGGAGGATGGTTAAGAAAAGGAACAAGGCAGTGACAAAAGTTCTGGTACAGTGGGCTAATCTTTCTCCTGAAGAGGCTACGTGGGAAGACTACGGATTACTTCGTTCTCAGTTTACTGAATTTGATGATGCATAA
- the LOC104236633 gene encoding cytokinin riboside 5'-monophosphate phosphoribohydrolase LOG3-like isoform X3 codes for MGLVSQAVHDGGRHVIGVIPKTLMPRELTGETVGEVKAVADMHQRKAEMAKHSDAFIALPGGYGTLEELLEVITWAQLGIHDKPVGLLNVDGYYNSLLSFIDKAVEEGFICPNARHIIVSAPTPKELVKKLEEYVPCHERVASKLSWEMEQLGYPQAQEMAR; via the exons ATGGGTTTGGTTTCACAAGCCGTTCATGATGGTGGTCGCCATGTTATTGG AGTCATTCCCAAGACACTCATGCCTAGAGAG TTAACTGGTGAAACAGTAGGAGAAGTGAAGGCTGTTGCAGATATGCATCAAAGGAAAGCAGAAATGGCTAAGCATTCTGATGCTTTTATTGCCTTACCAG GTGGTTATGGAACTCTTGAGGAGCTACTTGAAGTGATAACCTGGGCACAACTTGGCATCCACGATAAGCCG GTAGGATTGCTGAATGTGGATGGATATTACAATTCATTGTTGTCATTTATCGACAAAGCTGTCGAAGAAGGTTTCATCTGTCCAAATGCCCGCCACATCATTGTATCAGCACCAACACCAAAAGAGCTAGTCAAGAAATTGGAG GAATATGTCCCTTGCCATGAAAGAGTTGCGTCTAAGTTGAGCTGGGAGATGGAGCAGCTTGGCTACCCTCAAGCACAAGAAATGGCAAGATGA
- the LOC104236633 gene encoding cytokinin riboside 5'-monophosphate phosphoribohydrolase LOG3-like isoform X1, whose product MERESDVVKVSKFKRICVFCGSSQGKKSSYQDAAIQLGKELVSRNIDLVYGGGSIGLMGLVSQAVHDGGRHVIGVIPKTLMPRELTGETVGEVKAVADMHQRKAEMAKHSDAFIALPGGYGTLEELLEVITWAQLGIHDKPVGLLNVDGYYNSLLSFIDKAVEEGFICPNARHIIVSAPTPKELVKKLEEYVPCHERVASKLSWEMEQLGYPQAQEMAR is encoded by the exons atggaGAGGGAGAGTGATGTTGTAAAGGTATCAAAATTCAAGAGGATTTGTGTGTTTTGTGGGAGTAGTCAAGGCAAGAAGAGTAGCTATCAAGATGCTGCTATTCAGCTTGGCAAAGAATTG GTCTCAAGGAATATTGATTTGGTATATGGAGGAGGGAGCATAGGTCTAATGGGTTTGGTTTCACAAGCCGTTCATGATGGTGGTCGCCATGTTATTGG AGTCATTCCCAAGACACTCATGCCTAGAGAG TTAACTGGTGAAACAGTAGGAGAAGTGAAGGCTGTTGCAGATATGCATCAAAGGAAAGCAGAAATGGCTAAGCATTCTGATGCTTTTATTGCCTTACCAG GTGGTTATGGAACTCTTGAGGAGCTACTTGAAGTGATAACCTGGGCACAACTTGGCATCCACGATAAGCCG GTAGGATTGCTGAATGTGGATGGATATTACAATTCATTGTTGTCATTTATCGACAAAGCTGTCGAAGAAGGTTTCATCTGTCCAAATGCCCGCCACATCATTGTATCAGCACCAACACCAAAAGAGCTAGTCAAGAAATTGGAG GAATATGTCCCTTGCCATGAAAGAGTTGCGTCTAAGTTGAGCTGGGAGATGGAGCAGCTTGGCTACCCTCAAGCACAAGAAATGGCAAGATGA
- the LOC104236633 gene encoding cytokinin riboside 5'-monophosphate phosphoribohydrolase LOG3-like isoform X2 produces the protein MVSRNIDLVYGGGSIGLMGLVSQAVHDGGRHVIGVIPKTLMPRELTGETVGEVKAVADMHQRKAEMAKHSDAFIALPGGYGTLEELLEVITWAQLGIHDKPVGLLNVDGYYNSLLSFIDKAVEEGFICPNARHIIVSAPTPKELVKKLEEYVPCHERVASKLSWEMEQLGYPQAQEMAR, from the exons ATG GTCTCAAGGAATATTGATTTGGTATATGGAGGAGGGAGCATAGGTCTAATGGGTTTGGTTTCACAAGCCGTTCATGATGGTGGTCGCCATGTTATTGG AGTCATTCCCAAGACACTCATGCCTAGAGAG TTAACTGGTGAAACAGTAGGAGAAGTGAAGGCTGTTGCAGATATGCATCAAAGGAAAGCAGAAATGGCTAAGCATTCTGATGCTTTTATTGCCTTACCAG GTGGTTATGGAACTCTTGAGGAGCTACTTGAAGTGATAACCTGGGCACAACTTGGCATCCACGATAAGCCG GTAGGATTGCTGAATGTGGATGGATATTACAATTCATTGTTGTCATTTATCGACAAAGCTGTCGAAGAAGGTTTCATCTGTCCAAATGCCCGCCACATCATTGTATCAGCACCAACACCAAAAGAGCTAGTCAAGAAATTGGAG GAATATGTCCCTTGCCATGAAAGAGTTGCGTCTAAGTTGAGCTGGGAGATGGAGCAGCTTGGCTACCCTCAAGCACAAGAAATGGCAAGATGA